ttttaatttaaaaatatacttgtttTTAGGAGTTGCACCccaaaacatttcacaattgAACTAGCCTTGCCTATCATAAAAAGgttaatttatttgatattttaagagACATATTGATGTTGATGGTCTGCAGGGTCATGTTTGGTTGCACCGCATGACTTCTATTCACCAAAGGTTGAAGGTTGTCAACCAAAGAGATTCTGCTAGTTAGCCAAGATCCAAAACATAACACATGCTGGCCATTTCAGAGCAGATAGAAATACTTACCTGGGATGCAAGTCCAGGTAAAACTGTCCGATCCCGTCTCCAGTCACAGAGTCCAGTACGGAGTAGAGTTTGACGCTGTCGTGCCACACGTGAGCGTCCTGCACCCGCTTGAACCTCAGACCCAACAGATCCTGATAGATGTCCAGCAGGCCCTCGGTCACCGCCTCCAGAGGGAAGTACTCGATCAGTTTGTCCTTATCCACCGCAAAATTCACTTGTTCCACCTGGTTCATGTAGTAGGGCATGTCCCACGCATGGAGCTGTCCGTCAAACGCCAAGCCCCGCCTCTCACAGTCGGCACGTTTGAGTGACAGCAGGTATTCCCGCTCCTGCTCGCCCACTGGCCTCAACCTCTCATACAACTCATCTATTGAGCATGAAATACATTTGAGTTATATAACAGACACGTATATTCATGTAGAAACTGCAACAAAAGAGCTAAACACCTGAGGAATCTGGCACCAAAGCATTAGCAGAGAACTGACCGCGGATGGACCTTTTGTACCAGAAGAACATCCCAAAGATGCTTGATGGCACTGAGATCTGGGGAATCTAACACCTCAGCCTCAAGCTCCCCAAATCATTCCAGTACAATGTGTTCGGGGAGGCAGTTTCAGCACATCCCTCATACAGCCCAGAACTTCACACGAGCCATTACCAAATCATCTACCTGATGTTCCTCACTTGTGAGTGACTCAGTGTATGTAAAGCAGGGATAGTAAtagaagtgtatatatttaacATCATGTTGTTGTTGCAGGTGacacatagtgtgtgtgtgtgtgtgtgtgtgtgtgtatgaatgaaaTGATTACTTGTATTAAACAAAGAGgtattacattgatcaaaagttcagatttcaaataaatgctgttcttttgcactttctaTTCATCGACGAATCCTGACAAGCTGCATCACTTTCCACAGCaatataacagaaaaaaagtttttaacatAGATAGGACTaagaacaattattaaaaaacgAGCACCAGTTATAATTGCTCAAAattaagcagtaaatcagtatattagattgatttctgaaggatcatgtgacactgaagactggaggaatgatgctgaaaatacagctttgatcacaggaataaatgacattttcacaatatattctaatacaaaacagttattttaaaatgtaataatatttcaaaattttactggttttgctgcatttttgatcaaattaacatCTTACTTACATCTGCtacaatagtaataatacattAACTGTCAGGGTTTTAATGagtcttcacacacacagagactatTTTGGAGTGCATAATGTTTACCTGATTTCAGTAAATTTGTGTTTTGATGGACCTTTATTGATTACTGAGTCAAAACTGCTAAAATCAAACTCTTAATATGTATCatatactaattttttttttcagaattcactAAACAAATCCAAAACCATCTTTTGgaagatttgaaaaataaaggaaacatatatatatattatatataagtcgcactttttttcatagtttggctggtcctgcgacttatagtcaggtgcgacttatttatcaaaattgatttgacatgaaccaagagaaatgaaccaagagaaaaaaataccgtctccagccgccagagggcgctctatgctgctcagtgctcctgtagtctacactgaagacatagagcgccctctcgcggctggagacggtaaagttttctcttggttcttggttataaataaatgcgacttatagtccagtgcgatttatatatgtttttttcctcatcatgacgtatttttggactgatgcgacttatactcaggtgtgacttaggccgggttcacaccgcaagtttcagcagagcagaagcagcgcgtgcctattttgctttcacaccggcagcggaggcagcgcgcaactgaacagcagattttggtcagagtgctctataatgggtacgttcggattgctttatttcccatttaaaatacatttaaataaaaagactaggcaagaagcttctttaattaataatttaattgttacttttgttggatctttgttttgctgtttttgttttccgtgcagtacgtgttgttgatagaagaaaggccatcgcgctatatttgttattaaggagactaaaaagacccagactttgggttcatcccattaaccgacgtaggagagaacacggtgcatattaccatcttgtcactgggtttgtttgcaatcaaatttaccaaaaaacaccctgaaaaccaatttaataaacggttttcaattatgtgtattgtaaatggttcacagccttgacttcctgctcatcttgaaatcagcatttacttgtttattatatatgcatgtatcacctgcttttgttatttgtgtgcttatgtgtaatttagaaattgtaaataaatggttccaattgaatcaattttgaatcaaatattgagttgtttgctcgtgtgccagcgaaagcgtcaaaaacactataaaattaattgccatctgcaataagagccgctgcaacttcatcccatgctttttccttctcctgcaagtctttataaagtacattgtgtggatcataaagaacttgatatttctcaacttccacaatgagacgagtgtcgtccattattgtctttccaggtgcactctgaagaccaccgcctgtgacaccacgtgctgttgtttatgattgttagCACGACATCCGTTCTTCTGCCAATATATAGTCCTAGTTAAAAGAATAGgacaactactaataataaataaatctccaaggctaagctagcaatataaattatttaaagttgtttttgtatttcggcaaaaaaaagtctatttttggatagaactgtaagtactttaacagattttgtaaaaaaaaaaaaaatagattaaaaataaaattataataaaaaatagaaaaatatgtggttttaaatatcatacattttttatgtaatttgctaagaaaacagtagatatcattaatgcaaattttgggcaaattttcatttaagtacatgtgtattttggccatgattatgatcattttggccatggtcactttatcttctatacatatttttttatattaatttctttttcgtaacatactctagttcttgttaaaacaccctagatgtgcttttttttgtgcagttagagcactttttgtgtgaaatcatatttattttgtccatcaaaggtgtactttcactttaactgagcgtcagcagcactgcaaaaatagacccagcgccgaaacgatcgcggcactgctgcttctgctctgcttctgcaacgctctgccgcgcagcttctgcgtgcggtgtgaacgctctcatctgttaacataggcaccgaaaaaaatacgcgctgcttctgctctgctgcagcttgcggtgtgaacccggccttatagtccgaaaaatacggtatatatttgtctattaactctttccctgccagcattatttaaaaaaaagttgccagccacctacagtatattttgctgtatgaatatttgaatatgcaatacaccaaaataaattCAGAGCCTctacttaaaaaattaaataataataaaaaaaaacattattttttaatcaacacttgaatatagctaggtttcacaaaaaaaaatcataatttttagcaaaaaggtgagaaaaactttttattaattaatttttttttaccaaatactACATCTGGATTATACTCAGTAtgattatcaaagcataaatccagtaaatcgcttccatcaacatctccaaagcttgcacagacacacaccacCTTCCtggtagggctgggataaacaattattttttaaacgattaatctagggattattttttcgatgcatcgactaatctaacgataaattttttcagaccgattggatttcgattatctccccattaattgactactaacaatttatacatgttcatttacactgaatgaaaaaaacatgaattccttaacattgcaatatatgtttattgctcttaaaatgacaaaataaaagactgactaagaatgcattactttgcacttgtatagagatagcattcaataaaaccttgaagccttgaaaacacatagcttactgaaacaagctaactgaacacatagggcctagcttactgaaaaaaagatcttctttcagatgaaaataacaacaacttgatgtctagcattcaataaaaaaggtcacccaaaatacttgtttagagcaattgaaagaatacagtaaccaatgtaaacttgagggctttaagctaatacagagagtgcttttccaaaaaaattaaaattaacagtgggagccagcagaaaaaaaaaaaaaattctcagaatgctccacgtgaaactttggcgttctgccctttttctatcgtgtctaatgattttggagggagagagagagagagagagagcaagacagcactcgtgtagtttgaagactgtgagtgcgcaagCGCGAGTGAAACTTTGgcgtttcgccctttttctatcgtgtttaatgattttgattaatatgcacaagggagagagagagagcaagaagcgctcgtgttgtttgaagactgtgagtgcgcgcacagccggggctctctctcgtacgcgccctgtcaggcacagcagtcattctattctacatcactcaccaatcaaataaagctttgacagccgccaaaaaaatatcaatgcagaaaaacccctggattggttatataacgttggacagaatgttgatccgacCATCGCGTATATTCGGTGCACATAAgttaaacgttttgcaaacgttttttagagaaataaaaacaggtcgacaaatcgatgcgcatattttgcgtcaacgtattttttgcgtctacgtcatcgatgacctcgacgcgttgtcccagccctacttcCTGGATcatcattttattccataacattatgcagttttcatttatatgctgtctattgctgatgaTCGCATTATTTATCAaatgcatctgtttacataagagaTCGCTCGTTTCTCCGTCCTGTTCATGTGAGATTTTGATCAGGAGGTTTTGTACtcattcagaagatgtgtaacaGCGCCCCccagtgtataacagtgaaaacacaaagGTGTAAAAACTCGTCAATGGCGGGGGAAAGAGTTAATATTTGTCTATTAATTTGTATTACATCAACATAAGTAAACGGCCCGTCACTCCAGACTTAACCTGTGCGTGGCCTGAATGAAAGCGCTGGTCCGCAACAGGAAGAGAAGAGACATACCAAGAAATCGAGCCACATTCTCCGAGTTTTGGGCCACGGTCATTTCCAGCACGTAATCAGCGTGACTGCTGAAGCCCAGGAGTTTGGCTAGCCTCGCACGCAACTCAATCAGCTGCTCGAGAATAGCAGTGTTCACCTGGAAACAGAACAGGACTTTTAGGATTCGTTCTGGGAATCACAGGATTCAAAGTCTCTGAGCTGAACCTACATCTTTGCACCTGCTGTGGAAGGCCATCTCCATCTTCCTCCTGGTTTGAGGAACGTGACATCTTTTCATCAGGGGGAAGTAGTGCGGATACGCAAGGGTGACTTCATACCGCCCATCTTCTGCTTTCTCAAGACCGTTCACGTAGCTTTCTGCAAGACCCACTTGAGAAAGGATGGAGGACAACTGTGTCTGAGATCAATTCTCTACAGCGGCTGATCTATTAATGAAGACCGTGCTTACCGAGATCTTCCTGCGAGAACAACACCACTGTATTTTCCTCGTTCAAATTTTGGTTGAAGTCAATGGAGAGTTGACTAATTTGCTTGGAGATTGACTTGATTTCCTGAGGGAAAAAGACAAATGATCCGTACAATCAGGCCACGAGAAGCAAAAGGACTTTAAGATAAGACgacttgttttctgagaaactgattaatgattatttatgattaaaacaaggaCTATGTGTCAACGGGGTCAGAAAAAAACCTTAATTGAAAGGGGAAACTATTTTCATGGCCCACTGACAGATGATTGTTCTCGTTTAAAGCATAAACACACTTAATTTCTCATAAAACAAGACTTCATGTTCAATTTGCATctcaaacaaatgaacaaacaaatgtaactaatttatatgtataaacaaatattttatacatgATTTTAAATGTACACTTATTATTTCATACTTCTTAGAATTAttggaaaaaatattattatataatttctaaacatttgtttttttctcaatgcCAAGtttctttttgcaatattaaaccATGTTTtctgggttaaaaaataaataataaaaaatttaaaataaaacatttgctaGGATTTTAGAAGCAGATGCTTCGGTGTTAATTTCTATAATAAGGTGAAGTTACACACCAAAGAGTTTGTTGAAATTCAAGTATGAGCAATAGAAGAAGAGACACTCTCAAGattatatgtgaccttggaccacaaaaccagtcttaagtgtcacttTCAAGATGTATACatataactgaataaataagctttccattaatgtatggtttgttaggatcggacaatatttgtctgaaatacaactatttgaaaatctggaatctgaggatgctaaaaaaatctaactattaagaaaatcacctttaaagttgttcaataaattcttagcaatgcatattactaatcaaaaattaagtttttatatatttacagtaggaaatttactaaatatcttcatggaacatgatctttacttaatatactaatgatttttgaaaagaaaaatcgataattttgacccacacaatgtattttcggctattgctacaaatataccccagcgactcaaggttttgtgctccagggtcaaaaATGTGAATTCATCCGCACATTCAAAACAAACCTACTTCTTGTATATCCTTGGACAAGTGCAATCCACTCCGCTTCCCTAATTTAATGAGTCGTCCCAGGAATCTTTCAGACTCAGGCAATAAATCACCAGAttgtttttcctgtaaagataaaGTGGGAAATGCTGAGCCACACACTGTGAATGCCTGCTGCGCTTCTGATGACGGGCCAAACCTACACCCCATAGACCTGACACATGTTTCCTGTGAACGGGACACAGCGAGGACCGTCACCTTCAGAAGAAATCTGAACAGCCCTGGAGAGACGACCCAAGACAGACTTCCACTGAAATGATCATTTCAGTCTGTGAATCAGCAATATGAAACGGCTTTGGATAAAGCCTCAATGGGCTCGGCCAGCACTGCCGAATGCCTCATTTTATGGGCACCTCTGAAACCGGACCTGACGCCAACTCACCACATGACTGTTTAGTACCCAGAGATTAAGCTCTTCATTTATGAGTGCTGACAGATATTAATGACCTAATATGACCCTATATTAATGACCTCCaatcataaaacaacaacacatgtGCATTCATTCAAGACAATCGCCCAATAAACTGTGCAATAAGCAGGTGGTAACAATATTAATGAAtagggttaaacatttaaaaatattggtTTATATTAATTTGGAAAAGGGAATGGAAAAATACtaattttgttccaaacccaaaACATTAGTTCATCTTTGAAATACAAATGAAGATCGCGCAAAAGCATGCATACTTGGACGAAGGGCAAATCTATTAAAAAACACAATTGCTGTATATAAAGAACAGATATAATTTAGGGTTGCATTCACATGTTAAGCTTATATGTTTATCTTTTaagttacattatattataaatattgatcTATGCACATGCATAGAGCACATCAAACATGTGTGTGCTAACATATATAATAAaccatatttatttatgaagGTTTTGAAGTTTGACAatttcacacacagacagacagaaatctctcaggtttcaaaaaaaaaaaatatcttcaattgcGTAAAAATTCTGTTTCATGCAAATTGCATATTTTGACATCCCGCTCATCTGACATACtacttttacaaatatttagagGTTAATGCACACACTCAGACACGTTCAGCAGTGTCAATCACATGGAAGGCATTCCTGTACTCTGTTCACTGTGCTATGTGTAAGATAGagtcaaatgaaatcaaataaaagaaGAATTATTCAGAATATTTGTGTGCAATAACACAGTAGTTGTGGTACCTGAAGGGCTATGAGTCTCTGAAACACGTCGGCCCTCATGTTCACTTCCACATCGAAATCTGACAAGCGCTTATCAGCCTCTGTGCTCGCCAACCTCACCTCTTTACATGGAGAGACATACTGAGGAAAGTCCAACACATGCCGTGAAGCTGAAACAGAGCACAGAACAGTGAAACAGACGCAGATGACTGAACTTCACATTATTGTGATGCATGGCACCATCCCAGCGGGCACCACTCACCGGCATACTCTGCTTTTGCATCTCCAATGACTTGCAGTGTATTCTCAAAGCACACCTTCCCGATGTCCACCGAGCCCACTGTGTCATAGACTTGCTTTATCTTCTGgatcagtgtctgtgtgtgatgtCTGATCTCTTCTGGGCTCAGGTCCCATCGGAGGCTGTTGTTCTGCTCAGCTGATCCATGTTGAAGTGTCATCTTGAGTTTGAGCATGGACACTTGTATGGGGCTTCATGcaaattcagaaaaataaatgctACACATTAGTATGCACAATACTGAAAGAAGAGAAAGCTTGAGTGGAGTGGACGCATGCTGTGGATGTTTTCCGTGCTAACGATGGGCTCTTTCACATATCTTTCAAACAGGGAATGCGAACCTGATCTGCCTGTGCCACACTCACACTAGTTCACATATGCCAGTTGCATTGCCTAGTTTTCAGAAGATAACCTGACTAAAACCAGATATCCTGCCATATTAGAGCTTTGTAGGGTAAGACAGAGTAAGTCCGAGAATTTATGGTTGGTCTACACGAGTCCAGTCGCATTCATGCATTCGGTTTATTTTAACTAGTAATGACAACCCAGTCAAACCGCATGATAAAGTGTGTTAAATAACAGAAATCACACTACCCTCTAACCGATCGAGTCACAGAAATGCCGAGGTTAAACATTGCATGCCTATAGAGTCATACGTGCAAGGTGCAAAACTTGGGATGCAACTCCTACCGTCGCACTcgactgttaaaatataaatcataactACTATTCGAAGAAGGCTTGTCTTGTGAATATTAATTACGTAAACTGACGTTCATCTTAATGCGcattctgattggctacaagGTAGGCGGGAGTTCGTCAACTGGCGAATTACTGAACGCGGTGAAAGATTAGCTTATGAATATTAAACGGATAGCAGTTGCATGattgtttttattccattttgCACGTATATCACATAAACAACAAGGAGAGGGGGTTTTCATTAAACGTTTcatgcaattaaaataatttagccacaatttttacatttatttattatttattttaaatgtagtttgaTTTGTGGTTTGTAACCCTCCCTACTGAGAACAGGctggctggtcttagctggtatAAGCTGTAGGTAGAAGTGGCCAAAATCCCTTTAAAACCAGTTATGAGCAAGCTGGAACCAGCTAAAACCTGGTTTTagcgttcatttatttatttatttatttattatttttttagcagggCTGTAACAAAAAACAAGATAACTCATGTATGTATTAACGCCTTTAGATAGTAGAACTATAcgaattaataaaattaataaaatctttgtAGTCCATGAACAGAGCCATTTCCGGCGCGGCGGCGCACGCGCATCAGTCTCCGCGAGAGTTCATGTGGCTGGAACGAGCGCTGCGGGCACTTTCTCCAGGTAGGTGGGCGGGGGCGCGCACAGCATCCACAAGACTATATATTGATGTTATTGATATTTTCCGCTCGATGTGAGATGCGTGGCTCTTGAAGAGCACGCAAAGGATTCTTTCTGATCTGTCCGATAATTAAACTGCGACTGTCTTCAGCCATTGCTCATCCTTCTGCAATCTCTTCTGTGCAACCCGATGTAAACATGATCCATCTGTGATACTGCTCATCTACACTTACCGGGTTTATTCTCACAATTACATGAGATTAAGTCCTAGTTTACATTGTAGATCAAATTCAGATTCTTGTTGTGAGCATTACATCATAACTGCATCATGTGTTCTGGCTGTTGTTATGTAGGGACATGAATAACAGACTGTGTGTGTATTACGGGTGCATGATACTATTTTATGTACTCTGCAATGTGTCCCAGAACAGTTTTCTGTTTCAGATTGTGACCGCTTTAATAATAAGCAGAAGTTTATCAAATAATTGATAGATGAATGTTATGTAACTAACCCCTGCAACAACAAACAGCATGGTGTGTATAAATGTGCTTGGAATTTGAAGTCTATAGattaatgtatatacagtatcag
Above is a window of Carassius auratus strain Wakin chromosome 35, ASM336829v1, whole genome shotgun sequence DNA encoding:
- the nln gene encoding neurolysin, mitochondrial isoform X2 translates to MLKLKMTLQHGSAEQNNSLRWDLSPEEIRHHTQTLIQKIKQVYDTVGSVDIGKVCFENTLQVIGDAKAEYAASRHVLDFPQYVSPCKEVRLASTEADKRLSDFDVEVNMRADVFQRLIALQEKQSGDLLPESERFLGRLIKLGKRSGLHLSKDIQEEIKSISKQISQLSIDFNQNLNEENTVVLFSQEDLVGLAESYVNGLEKAEDGRYEVTLAYPHYFPLMKRCHVPQTRRKMEMAFHSRCKDVNTAILEQLIELRARLAKLLGFSSHADYVLEMTVAQNSENVARFLDELYERLRPVGEQEREYLLSLKRADCERRGLAFDGQLHAWDMPYYMNQVEQVNFAVDKDKLIEYFPLEAVTEGLLDIYQDLLGLRFKRVQDAHVWHDSVKLYSVLDSVTGDGIGQFYLDLHPREGKYGHAACFGLQPGCLGPDGKRRTPVAALVANFTKPSSSWPSLLQHHEVETFFHEFGHVMHELCSRTRYAEFSGTQVETDFVEVPSQMLENWVWEKEPLRRMSRHYKDGSPIPDGLLDKLIASRVANTGLMNLRQIVLSKADQTLHTKDRADTAAEFAKHSKDILGIPATPGTNMTASFSHLAGGYDGQYYSYLWSEVYSMDIFFSRFKKEGILNPEVGREYRRVVLEAGGSVDGMDMLKKFLGREPCQDAFFQCKGLAQTITEQNSQ
- the nln gene encoding neurolysin, mitochondrial isoform X1, whose translation is MFNLGISVTRSVRGPIQVSMLKLKMTLQHGSAEQNNSLRWDLSPEEIRHHTQTLIQKIKQVYDTVGSVDIGKVCFENTLQVIGDAKAEYAASRHVLDFPQYVSPCKEVRLASTEADKRLSDFDVEVNMRADVFQRLIALQEKQSGDLLPESERFLGRLIKLGKRSGLHLSKDIQEEIKSISKQISQLSIDFNQNLNEENTVVLFSQEDLVGLAESYVNGLEKAEDGRYEVTLAYPHYFPLMKRCHVPQTRRKMEMAFHSRCKDVNTAILEQLIELRARLAKLLGFSSHADYVLEMTVAQNSENVARFLDELYERLRPVGEQEREYLLSLKRADCERRGLAFDGQLHAWDMPYYMNQVEQVNFAVDKDKLIEYFPLEAVTEGLLDIYQDLLGLRFKRVQDAHVWHDSVKLYSVLDSVTGDGIGQFYLDLHPREGKYGHAACFGLQPGCLGPDGKRRTPVAALVANFTKPSSSWPSLLQHHEVETFFHEFGHVMHELCSRTRYAEFSGTQVETDFVEVPSQMLENWVWEKEPLRRMSRHYKDGSPIPDGLLDKLIASRVANTGLMNLRQIVLSKADQTLHTKDRADTAAEFAKHSKDILGIPATPGTNMTASFSHLAGGYDGQYYSYLWSEVYSMDIFFSRFKKEGILNPEVGREYRRVVLEAGGSVDGMDMLKKFLGREPCQDAFFQCKGLAQTITEQNSQ